A genome region from Brassica oleracea var. oleracea cultivar TO1000 chromosome C2, BOL, whole genome shotgun sequence includes the following:
- the LOC106323711 gene encoding alpha-amylase/subtilisin inhibitor-like: MATPSPCFSASLVRALGGNSLPLLRVIAFIVSLGFCSDFPGIYYVLPRIPGAVGGGLTLAPRGDKKCPLYFGQEISEVNKGLPARFSTWMSSSPCVAEPENVTDPLYIDAGPISSIGFEIKKTEGSGYKIVFCPIMSNCTDVGIFVDRNGVRRLGLTSTPFEIVFKRVTGRETSSRTMSII; the protein is encoded by the exons ATGGCAACCCCCTCACCTTGTTTCTCAGCATCCTTGGTGAGAGCTCTCGGAGGTAACTCCTTACCACTCCTGAGGGTGATAGCTTTCATAGTCTCCTTGGGGTTTTGCTCAGATTTTCCAG GCATTTACTATGTTCTCCCCCGAATCCCCGGAGCTGTAGGTGGCGGCCTAACTCTCGCACCCCGTGGTGACAAGAAATGTCCCCTATATTTCGGGCAGGAAATTTCAGAGGTCAACAAGGGCCTTCCTGCAAGATTCTCAACCTGGATGTCTAGTTCTCCG TGTGTTGCTGAGCCCGAAAATGTCACTGACCCGTTGTACATAGATGCTGGTCCTATATCATCGATCGGTTTCGAGATCAAGAAAACTGAAGGTAGCGGTTACAAGATTGTGTTTTGTCCTATCATGTCAAATTGCACCGATGTCGGGATATTTGTGGACCGAAATGGCGTTCGGCGTTTGGGTTTAACCTCTACGCCATTCGAGATTGTGTTCAAGAGAGTTACTGGGAGAGAAACTTCGTCCAGGACTATGTCTATTATCTGA